From Brienomyrus brachyistius isolate T26 chromosome 21, BBRACH_0.4, whole genome shotgun sequence, the proteins below share one genomic window:
- the LOC125716678 gene encoding SUN domain-containing ossification factor-like: MENMDLYMLNPCSNKIWFVIELCEPIQVKQLDIANFELFSSTPKDFLVSISDRYPTNKWMKLGTFHAQDKRTVQSFPLDEQLYAKYVKVGPAPMHHGRCQGQSARAGQSVDRVLRDFPAQPLLSHQ, from the exons ATGGAGAACATGGACCTCTACATGCTCAACCCCTGCAGCAACAAGATCTG GTTTGTCATAGAGCTGTGCGAACCCATCCAGGTGAAGCAGCTGGACATCGCCAACTTTGAGCTGTTCTCTTCCACGCCCAAGGACTTCCTGGTGTCCATCAGCGACCG GTATCCGACCAACAAGTGGATGAAGCTGGGCACCTTCCACGCCCAGGACAAACGCACGGTGCAGAGCTTCCCGCTGGACGAGCAGCTCTACGCCAAATACGTCAAGGTAGGGCCAGCCCCGATGCATCATGGGAGATGCCAAGGACAGTCTGCCAGAGCTGGTCAGAGCGTTGATCGAGTCCTAAGAGATTTTCCAGCACAGCCCCTCTTAAGCCATCAGTAA
- the LOC125716664 gene encoding SUN domain-containing ossification factor-like, whose product MVWSCCAPPRNETVDPELPDLPEDPGPPVPEESPIVVLVEDEEDEEESDRVTVTAVEPDDQEGEPLTSGGPDPRQLESNALCKELSGISCRATFLEYLRLWCSVTLGRRRRRQGDIHTPPTQHLDHTVQPLPEEEATSTLEEIPGQTEVPHGPTHMAETPALEPSQSPSPLLQGFITTTGTIGTSSVEMPMSSSQELLEKGAMSLRGGAQEQQESRTLDTSSEVSVSIRSFSEDPRADTEHRGTTTPTQVLPPETPLATEVPAPPGDPEGGQAVPGEAQKEADSAESPEPPQMLPDKQEESLEDLLSVTSSNGQVHRTATDFYAEQNFSDLANGNHVHGSNQKESVFLRLSNRIKALEMNMSLSGRYLEELSQRPSTLPVARRTHPSLAKTMVTSPPLTSGRRR is encoded by the exons ATGGTTTGGTCATGTTGTGCTCCCCCCAGGAATGAGACTGTGGATCCGGAATTGCCGGATCTTCCTGAGGATCCAGGGCCCCCCGTGCCAGAAGAGAGTCCGATTGTGGTCCTtgtggaggatgaggaggacgaGGAAGAATCTGACCGGGTAACTGTGACTGCAGTGGAGCCTGATGACCAGGAGGGGGAGCCCTTGACCTCAGGGGGGCCTGATCCCAGGCAGCTGGAGAGCAACGCCCTCTGCAAGGAGCTCTCTGGGATCTCCTGCCGTGCCACCTTTCTGGAGTACCTCCGCCTGTGGTGCTCCGTCACTCTGGGCCGGCGACGTAGGCGTCAGGGTGACATCCACACCCCACCGACTCAACATCTGGACCACACCGTGCAGCCACTTCCTGAGGAAGAAGCCACCTCCACCCTTGAGGAGATTCCCGGGCAGACGGAGGTCCCCCACGGCCCTACTCATATGGCCGAGACTCCAGCCCTGGAGCCCAGCCAGTCCCCGTCTCCTCTGCTACAAGGCTTCATCACTACAACCGGGACCATCGGCACATCTTCGGTTGAGATGCCTATGTCCTCAAGCCAGGAGCTCCTGGAGAAGGGGGCTAtgtccttgaggggaggtgctcAGGAGCAGCAGGAGAGCCGGACTCTTGACACCAGCAGTGAGGTCAGTGTCTCTATCCGCAGCTTCTCAGAGGACCCCAGGGCTGACACTGAGCACCGAGGCACCACCACACCCACTCAAGTCCTCCCTCCTGAGACCCCCCTGGCCACGGAGGTGCCAGCTCCTCCAGGAGATCCAGAGGGAGGCCAGGCTGTGCCTGGGGAGGCCCAGAAAGAGGCAGACTCTGCAGAGTCCCCGGAGCCGCCTCAGATGCTCCCAGACAAACAggaagagtccctggaggacctCCTCAGTGTTACCTCCAGCAATGGGCAGGTCCACCGGACCGCCACAGACTTTTATGCTGAGCAGAACTTCTCCGATCTGGCCAATGGGAACCATGTGCATGGATCCAACCAGAAGGAGTCTGTCTTCCTGAGGCTGAGCAACCGCATTAAAGCCTTGGAGATGAACATGTCCCTCAGCGGACGCTACCTGGAGGAACTCAGCCAGAG GCCGTCGACACTCCCAGTGGCAAGGAGGACCCATCCATCCCTGGCAAAGACCATGGTGACATCCCCACCTTTGACGAGTGGAAGAAGAAGATGA
- the LOC125716674 gene encoding uncharacterized protein C22orf31-like, which produces MMEEVTVIQEADQRQQKARDERRALNAADLPDLQPLPPKDPTDPALEALWEARRTEPLRIHGRSVEEYRAMYRRLVEPRLLYPSGRPRPHSLDLGRRIKQRLWVAVSCPKFTEQVGDKNIIDIAETSGNPGLKGYAPLIEVDVWDEPPAKEPPKKRARH; this is translated from the exons ATGATGGAGGAG GTTACAGTGATTCAAGAGGCAGATCAGAGGCAGCAGAAGGCCCGGGACGAGCGTCGAGCCCTAAATGCAGCGGATCTCCCGGATCTCCAACCCTTACCCCCAAAGGATCCCACAGACCCAGCCTTGGAGGCTCTTTGGGAGGCCAGGAGGACAGAGCCGCTGAGGATCCACGGGCGCAGCGTGGAGGAGTACAGGGCGATGTACCGGCGGCTCGTGGAACCAAGGCTGCTCTACCCTTCTGGCCGACCTCGCCCCCACTCCCTCGATCTGGGGCGCAGGATAAAGCAGCGCCTGTGGGTTGCCGTCTCCTGCCCGAAATTCACCGAACAGGTGGGAGACAAAAATATAATTGACATCGCGGAGACCTCTGGCAACCCGGGGCTGAAGGGTTATGCCCCCCTGATCGAGGTCGATGTGTGGGACGAGCCCCCGGCCAAAGAGCCTCCAAAGAAGAGAGCGAGACATTAG